Part of the bacterium genome, CCCCCCAAAGGGGGGAGGGAGAATAGCCTAGAGGAGGGGGGCCAGTTTTTTAGAAACCTCCGCCGACACCGAGGCCCGCAGCACCTCCCCCAGCCCGGCCCAGGTGACGCCCGGGCTCCGCTCGTAGAGCGCCCGACCGGCGTCCAGGAGCTGCGCCGCGGCGGGGCCCTTCATCAGCAGGCTGAAATCCTCCCCCCCGAACCGAAAAACGACCACACCCTCGCACAGAGTGTCCTCGCGCTCGACGATGCAGAACCGGACCTGGTTCTCCACGTCGCCCCGGCGGTCCAGGTGCCGCAGGACCCAACTCCGGCCGCCGTACCCCGCCACCCCGACCAAGTCCCCGCCCTCCGACGGGACGCGCACCAGGTTCCCCAGCGCCAAGTCGAGCTTGGGGTGCGTATCCCCCGCGCTCCGCAGCCGCTCGCCTATCCCCTCCAGGCTGACTAGGTGAAAGAGGGCGGTGTCGGTCTCCCGGACGAGGGAGTAGAGCCGCGTGGCGAGGATGAACTCGTTGGAGGAATCGAAGGCGGGGCCGAGGACGAGGGTGCTGCTCCGCTGCAGGAGGAAGATGGTCTTCAGGCCGCCCCGGAGCAGGCCCAGGGTCTTCTCGTAGTGGATGTCCCGCCCGCGGTGCATCTCGGTCACCAGGGTGAAGCCCGTGGACTTGAGTATCCCCTCCGCCGACAGGTCGCGGTCGTCCATCGAGCTCCCCGCTACTTGATGATGAAACCGGCCGCCACCAGGAGCACCCCGACGACGCCCAACAGCGGCGTCAGGACGCGCCAGACCTTCACCCGGCCGGTCAGCTCCCGGACCAGCTCCTGCTCGCTCTTGAGGCTGACGATGAAGCGGTCGTCGCCGGTCTTGCGCATGGCCAGCCCGCCCCCGGCGTCGGTCACCACCCCCAGGGTGTAGACGTTCACCCCTTCGGGAATCAGCCATTCCTGCTTGCGGTAGCCGAGGACGCGGTTGTCGCCGAGACCGGCCTCGGGCTCGAAGCGGTCGTGGACGACGTGGGCGCCGATTATCTCGGCCCCCCGCACCGCGACCTTCATCCGACCCGAAGCGTCCACCACGTAGAAGTCCACGGCGTTCGTCTCGTCGGAGACGGTATCCCAGACCTGGCTGACGCGCTTCTGGCGGCGGCCCTTGGAGTCGGTCACGAACTCGGTCACCTGGCGCTGACGTTCCACCAGGCTCCGGTACCACACCCCCCGCTTGCCCGAGAGCGGCGCCGTCAGGTTGCCCTCCGCGTCCACCGTCCCCTTGAGCTCGCAGGGGAATGAGAAGGAACCGTCGAGCATCTCCTCCTTGGAGGTCTTGTACGTGTCGGCGATTTCGGCGGCCGAGTAGGTCTCGGTACCGACGATGTCCGCCTGCTTGCGCCGGGCGGCCCCCAGGATGAAGAACCCGATGATGGCGATCAGGACGCACACCCCGCCGCCGACGAAGAACCCCATGTTACCCATCGCCCCTCCCGCAGTTTTCTTTACGGGGGAAGGATACCAAATCCGGCCGTCGAGCGGGGGTCAAAAGAGGTTGAGGGCGAGGGCCGAGGCTCCGATGAGCCCCGCGTCGCCCCCCAGCTCGCCCGTGACCACGTCCAATCCGGTGGGGGTGCGGAAGCGGTGCCGGTCGAGGGACTCCCGGGCGGGACCGAGGATGAGCTCCCCGGCTCCGGCCAGACCGCCGCCCACCACCGCCAGGTCCACGTCCAGGAGGGCCTGCGCCAGGGCGAGCCCGCGGCCCAGGTACAGCCCCGCCTCCTCCAGGAGACCGGCGCAGACCCTGTCGCCCCCGCGGGCGTGCTCCGTGATGAGCCGGGAATTTATATTGACCGTGTCGCCCCCCGCCGCCGCGAGGAGGTCGGGGAGCCTCCCCTCTTTCGCCAGTTCCATGGCCCGTCGGCGCACCGCCGAGGCCGAGGCGTAGGCTTCGAGGCATCCCCGGCGCCCGCAGTTGCAGGGCCGGCCGCCCGGCTCCACGGTCAGGTGGCCGATTTCCAGAGCGTTCCCCTTCACGCCTAAAAGGGGCCTGCCGTCGAGAACCGCCCCGCCGCCGACCCCCGTGCCCAGGGTGACTCCCAGGCACCAGGGGTGCCCCCGCGCCGCCCCGCGCCAGTATTCGCCCAGGGCGAAAGCCGTGGCGTCGTTGACCAGGGTGACCGGGAGCCCCAGCGCTTCGTAGGCCATCTCCGCCAGCGGCGCCTCGCCCAGGTCCGGGACGTTGACCGGGGAAGAGATCCACCCGCGCCCCGCGTCCATGGGCCCGGGCACCGCCAGGACCAGGGCGTCCGGCTTTCCGCCCGATTCGGCGACGAGCTCTTCCAGGAGCTCCGCCAGGGTTTTCAAGAACACGGCGGGACGCCGGTCCCCACGCGGCGGGGTCTTCCTTCCGGCGACGACGCGCCCCGAGGGGTCCACCAGACCCGCCCGGAGGTTGGTCCCGCCGAGGTCCACCGCGTAGATCAACCGCTCGCCCACCATGACACCTTTACAGGAAAGCTCCCCGCTGGTATTCTACCAAAAGCACGAGCGAGGAGGTGCCCGTGGCCGAGCGGCTCGCCGAAAGGCTCAAGGTCTGGTTCGTGGACGACGAGCAGGAGCGCCATGACGAGTTCGACCGCCGTCACGGCGAGCGGTACGACGTCCGGCACTTCCACCGCCCCGACGAGGTCCTCGCGGCCCTGGAAAACGGCGAGAAGCCGGACCTGCTCCTCTCCGACGTCTTTTTCCTCCGGGAGGACGCGCGCGACCGGGCCGACGGGTTGCAGCGGGAGATGCGGGAGCTGGACGAGCGCCTGAGCGATTTCGCCCGGCGGTACACCGAGGTTTACGCACCCGAGGGGCTGGAGCTCGCGGCCAAGCTGCACCGGGAGCGGCGCCCCTTCCCCAACGTCGTCTACTCCTCGAAGGC contains:
- a CDS encoding GIDE domain-containing protein, with the translated sequence MGNMGFFVGGGVCVLIAIIGFFILGAARRKQADIVGTETYSAAEIADTYKTSKEEMLDGSFSFPCELKGTVDAEGNLTAPLSGKRGVWYRSLVERQRQVTEFVTDSKGRRQKRVSQVWDTVSDETNAVDFYVVDASGRMKVAVRGAEIIGAHVVHDRFEPEAGLGDNRVLGYRKQEWLIPEGVNVYTLGVVTDAGGGLAMRKTGDDRFIVSLKSEQELVRELTGRVKVWRVLTPLLGVVGVLLVAAGFIIK
- a CDS encoding ROK family protein, with translation MGERLIYAVDLGGTNLRAGLVDPSGRVVAGRKTPPRGDRRPAVFLKTLAELLEELVAESGGKPDALVLAVPGPMDAGRGWISSPVNVPDLGEAPLAEMAYEALGLPVTLVNDATAFALGEYWRGAARGHPWCLGVTLGTGVGGGAVLDGRPLLGVKGNALEIGHLTVEPGGRPCNCGRRGCLEAYASASAVRRRAMELAKEGRLPDLLAAAGGDTVNINSRLITEHARGGDRVCAGLLEEAGLYLGRGLALAQALLDVDLAVVGGGLAGAGELILGPARESLDRHRFRTPTGLDVVTGELGGDAGLIGASALALNLF